Proteins encoded within one genomic window of Streptomyces kaniharaensis:
- a CDS encoding SRPBCC family protein, with translation MSGQFEASVEVDRPVEEVFAYLADGRHDPEFSPRVLEIAKTPDGPTAVGTVFRSTVKDAGVKTSREFRITDVEAPRTVRWSEQSKNLITAEGGYDLEPLPDGRTRVRIFNVLEGHGLGKVLLGPAVHAARKDAPDFGRRIKAAIERS, from the coding sequence ATGTCGGGACAGTTCGAGGCCAGCGTCGAGGTCGACCGCCCGGTGGAGGAGGTCTTCGCCTATCTCGCTGACGGCCGCCACGACCCCGAGTTCAGCCCCCGGGTTCTGGAGATCGCGAAGACTCCGGACGGTCCGACCGCCGTCGGAACGGTCTTCCGCAGCACCGTGAAGGATGCCGGGGTGAAGACCTCCCGCGAGTTCCGCATCACCGATGTGGAGGCGCCGCGCACCGTTCGGTGGAGCGAGCAGAGCAAGAACCTCATCACCGCCGAAGGCGGTTATGACCTCGAACCGCTGCCGGACGGCCGTACCCGGGTCCGGATCTTCAACGTGCTCGAAGGCCACGGCCTCGGCAAGGTCCTGCTCGGCCCGGCCGTGCACGCCGCCCGCAAGGACGCTCCCGACTTCGGGCGCCGGATCAAAGCCGCTATCGAGCGGTCCTGA
- a CDS encoding oxidoreductase: protein MDLHLSGRVALVTGASKGIGLAVTRALAAEGANVVAVARGITGPLTELTPQVHPVSVDLTTADGPAAAVEEAVSRFGGLDILVNNVGAVRLRLTGLLSVTDDDWIQGLTINFLAAVRTTRAALPHLIERGNASIVTVSSVNAFLPDPTIIDYCAAKAALSNFCKALSKEVGPRGVRVNTVSPGPVSTALWLGDDGVAATVAKAAGGDPEDIARAAVAQSATGRFSLPQEVADLVVLLAGDRAGNVTGSDFVIDGGLVQTL from the coding sequence ATGGACCTGCACCTCTCGGGCAGGGTCGCCCTCGTCACCGGGGCCAGCAAGGGGATCGGCCTCGCCGTGACGCGGGCGCTCGCCGCCGAAGGCGCGAACGTGGTCGCGGTGGCGCGCGGTATCACCGGTCCGCTGACCGAACTCACCCCGCAGGTGCACCCAGTGTCCGTCGACCTCACCACGGCGGACGGCCCCGCAGCCGCGGTCGAGGAGGCGGTGTCCCGGTTCGGCGGACTGGACATCCTGGTCAACAACGTCGGCGCGGTACGCCTCCGGCTGACCGGCCTCCTGTCGGTCACCGACGACGACTGGATCCAGGGACTGACGATCAACTTTCTTGCCGCAGTCCGGACCACCCGAGCGGCCCTGCCCCATCTGATCGAGCGCGGCAACGCCTCAATCGTGACCGTGAGCTCGGTCAACGCGTTCCTGCCCGACCCGACGATCATCGACTACTGCGCGGCCAAGGCGGCGCTCTCCAACTTCTGCAAGGCCCTCTCCAAGGAGGTCGGTCCGCGCGGAGTGCGGGTGAACACGGTCAGCCCCGGGCCGGTGTCCACAGCGCTGTGGCTCGGTGACGACGGCGTCGCCGCGACGGTCGCGAAAGCGGCGGGCGGAGATCCGGAGGACATCGCTCGAGCCGCCGTCGCGCAGTCGGCGACCGGCCGATTCAGCCTCCCGCAGGAGGTCGCCGACCTCGTCGTGCTGCTGGCCGGTGACCGGGCGGGTAACGTCACCGGGAGCGACTTCGTCATCGATGGCGGCCTCGTCCAGACACTCTGA